One window of candidate division KSB1 bacterium genomic DNA carries:
- a CDS encoding PorT family protein translates to MKRVFIVSAILLLGLTSVSNAALRLGGKFGVNFSNVAAKNVSGIDYKTRTGFGIGPMALIDFGAASPLALRAELLFVQKGAKFTNPAGDGTLKNDEIVLAPFLLFKFAAAKASPFIEIGPEVGFNTLAEVDAPGEQQSITDKWKSQNYSLNVGAGVLLPLGGSALEFDARYNLGLVDLSDYSSANDMDNEPELKTNGFQVFVGYYFFGL, encoded by the coding sequence ATGAAACGCGTGTTCATCGTCAGCGCGATCCTGCTGCTCGGCCTGACTTCCGTCAGCAACGCGGCACTACGCCTCGGCGGAAAATTTGGCGTCAATTTCTCGAACGTGGCTGCAAAAAACGTAAGCGGGATCGACTACAAGACTCGCACCGGATTCGGGATCGGGCCGATGGCCCTGATCGACTTCGGTGCGGCGTCGCCACTCGCGCTGCGCGCCGAGCTGCTATTCGTCCAGAAGGGCGCGAAGTTTACCAACCCCGCGGGCGACGGGACCCTGAAGAACGACGAAATCGTGCTCGCGCCGTTCCTGCTTTTCAAATTCGCTGCCGCCAAGGCATCGCCGTTCATCGAAATCGGTCCGGAGGTCGGCTTCAATACGCTGGCCGAAGTTGACGCGCCCGGCGAGCAGCAGTCGATCACTGACAAGTGGAAGAGCCAGAACTACAGTCTGAATGTGGGCGCAGGCGTGCTGCTGCCGCTCGGCGGAAGCGCGCTGGAATTCGACGCGCGATATAACCTCGGCCTGGTTGATCTTTCGGACTACTCCAGCGCGAACGACATGGACAACGAGCCGGAGCTCAAGACCAACGGATTCCAGGTCTTCGTCGGCTACTATTTCTTCGGATTGTAA
- the asnB gene encoding asparagine synthase (glutamine-hydrolyzing), translated as MCGICGIVDPAGTIEHSELSAMAARMHYRGPDADGAWVSADRRFGLGHRRLSIIDLDPRSNQPFLSADGRLVISFNGEIYNYRELKRELEGRGHHFRTASDTEVILSGYREWGLDCLHRFRGMFAFGLFDLDRERLWLVRDRFGKKPLLYYRKADLLAFASDFRCFEESPRFDLQLDLTALYDCLTYNYIPAPKTAYQHVRKLEAGCWMLWERGEFTERRYWDITEFGTNDVPLAQTVQRVRELIDESTRLRMISDVPVGVLLSGGLDSSTVAYYAQQHSATPIKTFSIGFDVKAYDELRHATYMAEAIHAEHTTQVYDFEAARADLKETMHLYGEPHGDSSIFPTTAVSRIARQHVTVALAGDGGDEVFYGYRHFLAHARHAVQARLPLHEVGQRVWQSVVPMGAKGRNYGLRYFLEDLELHTVLLGGLTRADKLRLVADDLLDATKDYDDYWFFRKYWRAELPLATRLQYLDLKTYLVEGVLMKVDRASMSCSLETRTPLLNHPLVEEVFSWPERVRLDGDTLKYLFKKAMTGVLPELIIDKPKQGFSIPWRSWVRNIEELRMIRGRGLFFKKGLVLPPLYTALAIQDWLRIKTQGRFV; from the coding sequence ATGTGCGGAATCTGCGGAATCGTCGATCCGGCGGGAACGATCGAACATAGCGAACTGTCGGCGATGGCCGCGCGGATGCACTATCGCGGGCCGGATGCCGACGGGGCGTGGGTGAGCGCGGACCGGCGATTCGGACTCGGTCATCGCCGCTTGTCGATCATCGATCTTGATCCGCGCTCGAACCAGCCGTTCTTGAGCGCGGACGGGCGCCTCGTGATTTCGTTCAACGGCGAGATCTACAATTACCGGGAGCTGAAGCGCGAACTCGAAGGGCGCGGTCATCATTTTCGCACGGCGTCGGATACGGAAGTGATCCTCTCCGGCTACCGCGAGTGGGGGCTCGACTGCCTGCACCGGTTTCGCGGCATGTTCGCGTTCGGCTTGTTCGATCTGGATCGCGAGCGGCTCTGGCTGGTGCGCGATCGCTTCGGCAAGAAGCCGCTGCTCTATTATCGCAAAGCTGATCTGCTGGCCTTCGCGTCGGACTTTCGCTGCTTCGAGGAATCGCCGCGCTTTGATCTCCAGCTCGATCTGACGGCGCTCTACGATTGCCTGACGTACAATTACATTCCCGCGCCCAAGACCGCGTATCAGCATGTCCGCAAGCTCGAAGCAGGCTGCTGGATGTTGTGGGAGCGTGGCGAATTCACGGAGCGTCGCTACTGGGACATCACGGAATTCGGCACCAACGATGTCCCGCTGGCTCAGACGGTGCAGCGCGTGCGCGAGTTGATCGACGAGTCCACGCGGTTACGGATGATCTCGGATGTGCCGGTCGGCGTGCTGTTGTCGGGCGGACTGGATTCGAGTACGGTGGCCTATTATGCGCAGCAGCACTCCGCGACGCCGATCAAGACCTTCTCCATCGGTTTTGATGTCAAGGCTTACGATGAGCTGCGGCACGCGACCTACATGGCGGAGGCGATCCACGCCGAGCATACGACGCAGGTTTACGACTTCGAGGCCGCGCGTGCGGATCTGAAGGAGACGATGCATTTGTACGGCGAGCCGCACGGGGATTCGTCGATCTTTCCGACGACGGCAGTGAGTCGTATCGCGCGGCAGCATGTGACCGTAGCGCTGGCGGGTGACGGCGGCGACGAGGTCTTCTACGGTTATCGTCATTTCCTCGCCCATGCCCGTCACGCCGTGCAGGCCCGGTTGCCGTTGCACGAAGTCGGCCAGCGGGTCTGGCAGTCGGTTGTGCCGATGGGGGCGAAGGGCCGCAACTACGGATTGCGCTATTTTCTCGAGGATCTCGAATTGCACACCGTGCTGCTGGGCGGGCTGACGCGCGCGGACAAACTGCGGCTGGTGGCGGACGATTTGCTCGATGCGACGAAGGACTACGACGACTACTGGTTCTTCCGCAAGTACTGGCGGGCGGAGCTGCCGCTGGCGACGCGGTTGCAATATCTCGACTTGAAGACGTACCTGGTCGAGGGCGTGTTGATGAAGGTGGATCGCGCCAGCATGTCCTGTTCGCTCGAAACGCGCACGCCGCTCTTGAATCATCCGCTGGTTGAAGAGGTCTTTTCCTGGCCGGAGCGCGTGCGGCTGGACGGCGACACGTTGAAATACCTCTTCAAGAAGGCCATGACCGGCGTGCTGCCTGAGCTCATTATCGACAAACCGAAGCAGGGGTTCAGCATTCCGTGGCGCAGTTGGGTGCGCAACATCGAGGAGTTGCGCATGATACGCGGCCGCGGCCTGTTTTTCAAGAAGGGGTTGGTGCTGCCGCCGCTCTACACGGCGCTGGCGATTCAGGATTGGCTGCGGATCAAGACGCAGGGTCGGTTCGTGTAA
- a CDS encoding DUF4433 domain-containing protein, with protein sequence MWPFREASVETDARRRGITLLLHSTHLYKNLPAILESGVIDTAAGLIARHGRERAARYLHDPNRYEKYAVGLDYVNCSLTLPNVELLYRRSKGDWKADWVHFALELALLSRETTRFCAMSAAHDRGRHVGSGREGFRAMFTAEVEGATRSDLAQSIPTHPQAEVLVQHALPLERANSIIVAGEATAREIRRLCELHQRVLEVEVRPQLFVWPERMLQR encoded by the coding sequence ATGTGGCCGTTTCGTGAGGCGTCGGTGGAAACGGATGCGCGGCGGCGCGGAATCACGCTGCTGCTGCACTCCACGCATCTTTACAAGAACCTGCCCGCGATTCTCGAAAGCGGAGTCATCGACACCGCCGCCGGGCTGATCGCGCGCCATGGACGTGAACGCGCCGCGCGCTACCTGCACGATCCGAACCGCTATGAGAAATATGCCGTTGGTCTCGACTATGTCAATTGCTCGCTGACGCTGCCCAACGTCGAACTGCTCTATCGGCGCTCGAAGGGCGATTGGAAGGCCGACTGGGTGCATTTCGCGCTGGAGCTCGCGCTCTTGAGTCGGGAGACGACGCGCTTCTGTGCCATGTCCGCGGCGCATGATCGCGGCCGCCATGTCGGCTCGGGACGGGAGGGATTTCGCGCGATGTTCACCGCCGAAGTCGAGGGCGCGACGCGCAGCGACCTGGCCCAGTCCATCCCCACGCACCCGCAAGCTGAAGTGCTCGTGCAACACGCGCTGCCGCTGGAGCGTGCGAACTCGATCATCGTAGCCGGCGAAGCGACCGCCCGCGAAATCCGGCGACTCTGTGAGCTGCATCAGCGCGTCCTCGAGGTCGAAGTGCGTCCCCAGCTCTTCGTCTGGCCGGAACGGATGCTGCAGCGATGA
- a CDS encoding MFS transporter, whose product MNPTFRAFQHRNFRLFFLGFAISMLGSWMQVLAQSWLVWRLTHSTVWLGLIGAMPQLPSLILGPFGGVIVDRHFKRSVLVVTQLGLGLSAAALAIVTLTGQVTPEIILGIAVVSGIFVAIDTPARLSFAQDLVGKEDIGNAVALNSTTFNAARLVGPSIAGFLVPVIGEGGIFAVNAVSFLGLIATLFMMKNLPQSPGNSAPVRQQLREAFDYVRGSPLHRTLMLNVMIYAVVGFSYVPLMPLVADRILDVGVEGLGVLTGAIGLGALAGGLRQATLPPGAKRGFTVIVGAISLAVFVGGFALSHWYWFSLAMLFGAGFSFVNMLASTNTLLQQHSPDHLRGRVLGFYTTAFLGFLPVGSLLAGLLAAWIGASITMLGFAVLCLIAVSFVLAREPRLRAV is encoded by the coding sequence ATGAACCCGACCTTTCGCGCATTTCAGCACCGCAACTTTCGACTCTTCTTCCTCGGATTCGCGATCTCGATGCTCGGCTCGTGGATGCAAGTGCTCGCGCAGTCGTGGCTCGTTTGGCGGCTCACGCACTCGACCGTCTGGCTGGGTCTGATCGGCGCGATGCCGCAGCTTCCATCCCTAATCCTGGGGCCATTCGGCGGCGTGATCGTGGACCGGCATTTCAAACGGTCCGTGCTGGTCGTCACCCAGCTCGGGCTCGGACTCAGCGCCGCCGCGCTGGCCATCGTCACGCTCACCGGACAGGTCACACCGGAGATCATTCTCGGAATTGCTGTCGTGTCGGGAATCTTCGTCGCCATCGACACGCCCGCACGGCTCTCGTTCGCGCAGGACCTGGTCGGTAAGGAAGATATCGGCAATGCCGTCGCGCTGAATTCCACAACATTCAATGCCGCGCGATTGGTCGGTCCTTCCATCGCGGGCTTTCTCGTTCCCGTGATCGGCGAAGGCGGGATCTTCGCGGTCAATGCGGTCTCGTTTCTCGGCTTGATCGCGACGCTGTTCATGATGAAGAATCTTCCGCAATCGCCAGGCAACAGCGCGCCCGTCCGCCAGCAACTGCGCGAAGCGTTCGACTACGTGCGCGGTTCGCCACTGCACCGCACGCTCATGCTCAACGTGATGATCTACGCGGTCGTCGGCTTCTCTTATGTGCCGCTGATGCCCCTCGTCGCCGACCGGATCCTCGACGTGGGGGTGGAAGGCCTGGGAGTGCTCACCGGAGCAATCGGGCTGGGCGCCTTGGCCGGCGGCTTGCGGCAGGCCACGCTGCCGCCCGGCGCCAAGCGGGGCTTCACTGTGATCGTCGGCGCGATCAGTCTCGCCGTGTTCGTCGGCGGGTTCGCGCTTTCGCATTGGTATTGGTTCTCGCTCGCCATGCTGTTCGGCGCGGGTTTTTCATTCGTAAATATGCTCGCGTCCACGAACACACTGTTGCAGCAACACTCGCCCGATCATCTGCGCGGTCGCGTGCTCGGTTTCTATACCACCGCCTTTCTCGGATTTCTGCCGGTGGGAAGTCTGCTGGCCGGACTGCTGGCGGCGTGGATCGGCGCGTCGATCACGATGCTCGGCTTCGCCGTACTCTGCCTGATCGCCGTGTCCTTCGTGCTCGCGCGTGAACCGCGACTGCGAGCCGTGTGA